Proteins found in one Kwoniella bestiolae CBS 10118 chromosome 1, complete sequence genomic segment:
- a CDS encoding tyrosine-tRNA ligase, producing MSFSFLLPFTISRPSGNARRISRLVRRQLHSQSKTVIQELDERGFIAALTSPKLKKHVESPTTIYAGVDPSASSLHVGNLLPLLGLLHFQAKGHQSICLIGGATGSIGDPSGRSTERKSLSPEDLAINVKGITDQVHRFFRTGSAYLEKRGVDLKGKGKEVDMGVKVVDNYEWTKDLSLLDFLRGPGKLSRVGVMLARDSVKNRLTSDSGISYTEFTYQLLQAYDFSHLWNTYGCRIQMGGSDQWGNIVSGIDLIKRSQAQSHDTPIQEDEEVEAYGMTIPLLTTSSGEKFGKSAGNAVWLDEARTSPAEFYQFFLRTTDEDVSKYLKLFTFLSIEQIDKVMAEHETSKSARIPQKLLAAEVTELVHGPSGLHKALLATSILYPTKPDLSSLHRTLKSQDVLAAFEGDSRFHKLPFSEIIGIPISKLCVIYGLCKSRGEASKLISQGSLFVNDRKINDPRDEIVRSNLVDGRVAILRVGVKKHLIFYVE from the exons ATGTCCTTCTCATTCCTCCTGCCGTTCACGATCAGTAGACCCTCCGGCAACGCCAGGAGGATATCCCGTTTGGTCCGACGACAGCTTCATTCACAGAGCAAGACGGTGATCCAAGAGCTGGACGAGAGAGGGTTCATAGCTGCGCTGACCAG CCCGAAGCTCAAGAAACATGTCGAATCACCCACAACAATCTACGCAGGTGTCGATCCCTCTGCATCTTCCCTCCATGTAGGCAACCTCTTACCATTATTGGGCTTGCTGCACTTCCAAGCAAAAGGTCATCAGTCGATATGTCTG ATAGGAGGAGCAACAGGCTCGATAGGTGATCCCTCCGGCCGCTCGACCGAACGTAAATCCCTCTCTCCCGAGGATCTCGCAATAAATGTCAAAGGAATAACAGACCAGGTGCATCGCTTCTTCCGTACGGGATCTGCATATCTGGAGAAGCGGGGTGTGGATCtcaaagggaagggaaaagaggtAGATATGGGAGTGAAAGTTGTGGATAACTATGAATGGACAAAGGATCTATCGTTGTTGGATTTTCTGAGGGGACCTGGGAAGTTGAGTAGAGTTGGGGTCATGTTGGCGAGAGATAG CGTCAAAAACCGACTCACCTCAGACTCAGGCATATCATACACCGAATTCACCTACCAGCTCCTCCAAGCATACGATTTCTCCCATTTGTGGAATACCTACGGATGTAGGATCCAGATGGGCGGATCAGACCAATGGGGAAATATAGTCTCGGGGATAGATCTGATCAAGAGATCGCAGGCGCAATCGCACGACACACCGATacaggaagatgaagaagtcgAAGCGTACGGTATGACGATACCGCTCTTGACTACTAGTAGTGGAGAGAAATTTGGAAAGTCCGCTGGGAATGCTGTATGGTTGGATGAAGCACGAACGAGTCCTGCGGAATTttatcag TTCTTCCTTCGCACGACAGACGAAGACGTATCAAAGTACCTGAAATTATTCACTTTCCTCTCTATCGAACAAATAGATAAAGTCATGGCGGAGCACGAG ACATCCAAGTCGGCCAGAATACCTCAGAAACTCTTAGCAGCAGAAGTGACCGAGCTAGTTCACGGTC CCTCAGGCCTCCACAAAGCCCTCCTCGCCACTTCGATCCTCTATCCCACCAAACCAGACCTCTCATCACTACACCGAACCCTCAAATCTCAAGACGTCCTAGCAGCGTTCGAAGGCGACTCGCGATTCCACAAACTCCCATTCAGCGAGATAATAGGTATACCCATATCCAAGCTCTGCGTGATCTACGGATTATGCAAATCCCGTGGAGAAGCTAGCAAGTTGATCTCGCAGGGAAGTCTTTTTGTTAATGATAGGAAGATTAATGATCCTAGGGATGAGATAGTGAGATCGAACTTGGTTGATGGGAGAGTTGCGATTCTAAGGGTCGGGGTTAAGAAGCATTTGATCTTTTACGTCGAGTAG